From one Lysinibacillus sp. G4S2 genomic stretch:
- the atpA gene encoding F0F1 ATP synthase subunit alpha, producing MGIKAEEISSLIKQQIENYESELKVSEVGTVIRIGDGIALAHGLDNAMAGELLEFSNGVMGMAQNLEEGNVGIVILGPYTDIKEGDEVRRTGRIMEVPVGEELIGRVVNPLGQPVDGQGPINTTKSRPIESPAFGVMARKSVHEPLQTGIKAIDALVPIGRGQRELIIGDRQTGKTSVAIDAILNQNDQNMICIYVAIGQKESTVRGVVETLRKNGALDYTIVVTASASQPAPLLFLAPLAGVSMAEEFMLQGKHVLIVYDDLSKQASAYRELSLLLRRPPGREAYPGDVFYLHSRLLERAAKLNETYQNGSITALPFVETQAGDISAYIPTNVISITDGQIFLQSDLFNSGVRPAINAGLSVSRVGGSAQIKAMKKVAGTLRLDLAAFRELESFAQFGSDLDKITLGKLERGKRTVEVLKQDLNKPLKVEKQVAILYALTKGHLDDIPVQDIVRFEGEFLSWLDTNHTNVLDHVRTTKELAPDADYVEAINAFKKTFAKSE from the coding sequence ATGGGCATCAAGGCTGAAGAAATCAGCAGTCTGATTAAACAACAGATTGAGAATTATGAATCTGAACTTAAAGTAAGCGAAGTTGGTACAGTTATCCGTATTGGTGACGGTATCGCTCTTGCTCATGGCCTCGACAACGCCATGGCTGGAGAACTTTTAGAGTTCTCTAACGGTGTTATGGGTATGGCTCAAAACCTAGAAGAAGGTAACGTTGGTATCGTAATCTTAGGTCCATACACAGACATCAAAGAAGGCGATGAAGTTCGTCGTACAGGTCGTATCATGGAAGTACCAGTTGGTGAAGAACTAATTGGTCGTGTTGTAAACCCACTTGGTCAACCAGTGGATGGACAAGGTCCTATCAACACAACAAAATCTCGTCCAATCGAAAGTCCAGCTTTCGGTGTAATGGCTCGTAAATCAGTACACGAACCACTACAAACTGGTATCAAAGCGATCGACGCTCTAGTACCAATCGGTCGTGGTCAACGTGAGTTAATCATCGGTGACCGTCAAACTGGTAAAACATCAGTAGCGATCGATGCAATTCTTAACCAAAATGACCAAAACATGATTTGTATCTACGTTGCAATCGGTCAAAAAGAATCTACTGTACGTGGTGTAGTAGAAACTCTTCGTAAAAATGGCGCTTTAGATTACACAATCGTTGTGACAGCTTCTGCTTCTCAACCAGCTCCATTATTATTCTTAGCACCACTTGCTGGTGTATCTATGGCAGAAGAATTCATGTTACAAGGTAAACACGTTTTAATCGTGTATGATGATCTTTCTAAACAAGCATCAGCTTACCGTGAACTTTCACTTCTTCTACGCCGTCCTCCAGGTCGTGAAGCTTACCCTGGTGACGTTTTCTACTTACACAGCCGCTTACTTGAACGTGCTGCGAAGTTAAATGAAACATATCAAAATGGTTCTATTACAGCTCTTCCATTCGTTGAGACACAAGCTGGGGATATCTCTGCATACATCCCAACTAACGTAATCTCAATTACTGATGGACAAATTTTCTTACAATCTGACTTATTCAACTCAGGTGTACGTCCAGCGATTAACGCCGGTCTTTCTGTATCACGTGTAGGTGGATCTGCTCAAATTAAAGCGATGAAAAAAGTTGCGGGTACACTACGTCTTGACTTAGCTGCATTCCGTGAGCTTGAATCATTTGCTCAATTCGGTTCTGATTTAGATAAAATCACACTTGGTAAACTTGAGCGTGGTAAACGTACGGTTGAAGTTCTTAAACAAGACCTAAACAAACCACTTAAAGTTGAAAAGCAAGTTGCTATCCTTTATGCATTAACTAAAGGTCACTTAGATGATATTCCAGTACAAGATATCGTTCGCTTTGAAGGTGAATTCTTAAGCTGGTTAGATACAAACCACACAAACGTTTTAGATCACGTTCGTACTACAAAAGAGCTTGCTCCTGATGCGGATTATGTTGAAGCAATCAATGCATTCAAAAAAACTTTCGCTAAATCAGAATAA
- the atpB gene encoding F0F1 ATP synthase subunit A, with protein MNHEAPLKTVDFGLFSLTFNLSTVMMLLVAALIVFLIAVISTRSLKLKPTGMQNFMEWIMDFVKNIIKSNMDWKTGGRFHILGITLIMFIAVSNLLGLPFSIIYDGTLWWKSPTADPTVTMTLAAMILVLTHYYGIKMRGTGNYVGTFFKPMSFMFPLKLVEEFANTLTLGLRLYGNIYAGEILLGLLAGLASTGAMGFIGAIVPTIAWQGFSIFIGFIQAFIFTMLTMVYMAHKVSDDH; from the coding sequence ATGAATCATGAAGCTCCATTAAAAACGGTTGACTTTGGTCTGTTTTCACTAACATTCAACCTTTCAACTGTTATGATGTTACTAGTTGCGGCTTTAATCGTTTTCTTAATCGCGGTTATCTCAACTAGAAGCCTAAAGTTAAAACCTACTGGTATGCAAAACTTTATGGAATGGATTATGGATTTCGTAAAGAACATCATCAAAAGCAACATGGACTGGAAAACTGGTGGGCGATTCCATATTTTAGGTATCACACTTATTATGTTTATCGCAGTATCTAACTTATTAGGTCTTCCATTCTCAATCATCTATGATGGCACACTATGGTGGAAATCCCCTACAGCTGATCCAACTGTTACTATGACGCTTGCAGCAATGATTTTAGTTTTAACTCATTACTACGGTATTAAAATGAGAGGTACAGGTAATTATGTTGGTACATTCTTCAAGCCAATGTCATTCATGTTCCCATTAAAATTAGTAGAAGAGTTCGCAAACACTTTAACATTAGGTCTTCGTCTTTACGGTAACATTTATGCGGGTGAGATTTTACTAGGCTTACTTGCAGGTTTAGCATCAACAGGTGCTATGGGATTCATCGGAGCAATTGTTCCTACGATAGCATGGCAAGGTTTCTCTATTTTCATCGGCTTTATCCAAGCCTTTATCTTCACAATGTTAACAATGGTTTACATGGCTCATAAAGTGAGCGATGACCATTAA
- the atpD gene encoding F0F1 ATP synthase subunit beta — MNKGHVIQVMGPVVDVKFSNGQLPAIYNSLTVKIERPNEEPTILALEVALHLGDDSVRTIAMSSTDGLQRGAEVTDSGKAISVPVGEVTLGRVFNVLGEVIDLGEEIPADVRRDSIHREAPAFDELSTTVEILETGIKVVDLLAPYIKGGKIGLFGGAGVGKTVLIQELINNIAQEHSGISVFAGVGERTREGNDLFFEMSDSGVIKQTAMVFGQMNEPPGARMRVALTGLTMAEYFRDEQGADVLLFIDNIFRFTQAGSEVSALLGRMPSAVGYQPTLATEMGKLQERITSTNKGSVTSIQAIYVPADDYTDPAPATTFAHLDATTNLERKLSEMGIYPAVDPLASTSRALSPEIVGAEHYAIATGVQRTIQRYRELQDIIAILGMDELSDEDKQTVERARRIQFFLSQNFHVAEQFTGQKGSYVPVKETVRSFKEILDGKWDHLPEDAFRLVGSIDEVVEKAKSMGVEV; from the coding sequence ATGAATAAAGGACATGTTATTCAAGTAATGGGTCCAGTTGTTGACGTAAAATTCAGCAATGGCCAATTACCAGCAATCTATAACTCACTAACAGTTAAGATTGAACGTCCTAATGAAGAACCAACAATTCTTGCATTAGAAGTTGCTCTTCATTTAGGTGATGATTCTGTTCGTACAATTGCAATGTCATCTACGGATGGCTTACAACGTGGAGCAGAAGTAACAGACTCAGGAAAAGCTATCTCAGTACCAGTTGGTGAAGTTACTTTAGGGCGTGTATTCAACGTACTAGGAGAAGTAATCGACTTAGGTGAAGAGATTCCAGCTGACGTTCGTCGTGATTCGATTCACCGCGAAGCACCAGCTTTCGATGAACTTTCAACTACAGTTGAAATTCTTGAAACAGGTATCAAAGTAGTAGACTTATTAGCACCATATATCAAAGGTGGTAAAATCGGTCTATTCGGTGGTGCCGGTGTAGGTAAAACAGTATTAATCCAAGAATTAATCAACAACATCGCACAAGAGCACTCAGGTATCTCTGTATTCGCTGGTGTAGGTGAGCGTACTCGTGAAGGGAACGACTTATTCTTCGAGATGAGCGATTCAGGCGTTATCAAGCAAACAGCGATGGTATTCGGTCAAATGAACGAGCCACCAGGTGCGCGTATGCGTGTAGCTTTAACTGGTCTTACAATGGCAGAATACTTCCGTGATGAGCAAGGTGCTGACGTACTTTTATTCATCGACAATATCTTCCGTTTCACACAAGCAGGTTCTGAGGTTTCTGCCCTATTAGGTCGTATGCCTTCTGCGGTAGGTTACCAACCAACACTTGCAACTGAAATGGGTAAATTACAAGAGCGTATCACATCTACTAACAAAGGTTCTGTAACTTCTATTCAAGCGATCTATGTACCAGCCGATGACTATACTGACCCGGCTCCGGCTACAACTTTCGCCCACTTAGATGCAACTACTAACCTTGAACGTAAATTATCAGAAATGGGTATCTACCCTGCGGTTGACCCATTAGCTTCGACTTCTCGTGCTTTATCACCAGAAATCGTAGGCGCTGAGCACTACGCAATTGCTACTGGTGTACAACGTACAATCCAACGTTACCGTGAACTACAAGATATCATTGCTATCTTAGGTATGGATGAGTTATCTGATGAAGATAAACAAACAGTAGAACGTGCTCGTCGTATTCAATTCTTCTTATCTCAAAACTTCCACGTTGCGGAACAATTTACTGGTCAAAAAGGTTCTTATGTACCTGTTAAAGAAACTGTTCGCTCATTCAAGGAAATCCTTGATGGCAAATGGGATCACCTACCAGAAGATGCTTTCCGTCTAGTTGGTTCTATTGATGAGGTAGTTGAAAAAGCGAAAAGCATGGGCGTAGAGGTTTAA
- the atpG gene encoding ATP synthase F1 subunit gamma, with product MVNLREIKGRITSTKSTKQITKAMQMVSSSKLRRAEQNAKAYVPYMEKIQDVVGAIASGTKDSGHPMLTARPVKKTAYLVIGSDRGLAGAYNSSILRQVQRTIDERHKSKDEYVILAVGRVVRDYFVKRDHNVISSVVALPDQPSFADIKEIARNAVGMFIDGTYDELYMYYNHFVSAIANEVTEKKLLPLTDLAPASSNASYEFEPSGEAILEVLLPQYAESLVYGALLDGKASEHASRMTAMKNATDNASDLISDLSLQYNRARQAAITQEITEIVGGAAALE from the coding sequence GTGGTAAACTTACGCGAAATTAAAGGTCGTATTACTTCAACAAAGAGTACGAAACAAATTACGAAAGCGATGCAGATGGTTTCTTCTTCAAAGTTACGTCGTGCAGAGCAAAACGCTAAAGCGTACGTTCCTTACATGGAAAAAATCCAGGACGTAGTAGGCGCAATCGCTTCAGGAACAAAAGACAGTGGACATCCAATGTTAACTGCTCGTCCTGTTAAGAAAACAGCTTACTTAGTCATTGGTTCTGACCGTGGTCTTGCAGGTGCTTACAACTCAAGTATCCTACGTCAAGTACAACGTACAATTGACGAGCGTCATAAATCAAAAGACGAATACGTTATTTTAGCGGTAGGTCGTGTTGTTCGTGATTACTTTGTGAAACGTGATCATAATGTCATCAGCAGTGTGGTTGCTCTTCCTGACCAACCATCATTCGCTGATATTAAAGAAATCGCTCGTAATGCTGTTGGTATGTTCATTGACGGTACGTATGATGAACTTTATATGTACTACAATCACTTTGTCAGCGCAATTGCTAACGAAGTGACAGAGAAAAAACTTCTTCCATTAACGGATCTTGCACCTGCTAGCAGTAATGCTTCTTACGAATTTGAGCCATCTGGTGAAGCAATTCTAGAAGTATTACTTCCACAATACGCGGAAAGCTTAGTTTACGGGGCATTATTAGATGGGAAAGCAAGTGAACATGCTTCTCGTATGACTGCTATGAAAAATGCAACTGATAATGCATCTGATCTTATTTCAGACCTTTCATTGCAATATAACCGTGCACGTCAAGCAGCAATTACACAAGAAATTACAGAAATCGTTGGTGGAGCTGCAGCCTTAGAATAG
- a CDS encoding DUF1146 family protein, translated as MEIYEAIGQESLIGILSHIFFIAIAFYALQSLMLEKLFKKNKVFQIQLIYILLSITIGSAVSNFFLQISNWSGKLPYLF; from the coding sequence ATGGAAATATATGAGGCAATAGGACAAGAATCTTTAATAGGCATTTTATCGCATATATTTTTTATCGCTATTGCTTTTTACGCGCTACAATCTTTGATGCTAGAAAAGCTTTTCAAGAAGAATAAAGTATTTCAAATTCAATTAATTTATATTTTATTAAGCATTACGATAGGATCAGCTGTTTCAAATTTCTTTCTCCAAATTTCAAACTGGTCAGGGAAACTTCCGTATTTATTTTAA
- the atpF gene encoding F0F1 ATP synthase subunit B, whose amino-acid sequence MFLDYLVLGSSTGGGFNSGDIVSTLVIFLVLMLLLKKFAWGPLMGIMQQREELVASEIEAAEKARKDSHQFLEEQKSLLKEARTEAQSIVESAKKQGEVQKEEILTVARNEANRLKESALREIESEKEKAIAAVRDEVVSLSVLAASKVLSKEISEADNRALIEETIAKAGEAR is encoded by the coding sequence GTGTTTTTAGATTATCTTGTACTAGGTTCAAGCACTGGTGGAGGTTTCAATAGTGGTGATATCGTATCAACATTAGTGATTTTCTTAGTGCTAATGCTATTACTTAAAAAGTTCGCTTGGGGTCCACTTATGGGCATCATGCAACAACGTGAAGAATTAGTAGCTAGTGAAATCGAAGCTGCTGAAAAAGCTCGCAAAGATTCGCATCAATTCTTAGAAGAACAAAAGAGCCTTCTTAAAGAAGCTCGTACGGAAGCACAATCGATTGTTGAAAGCGCTAAGAAGCAAGGCGAAGTGCAAAAAGAAGAAATTCTTACTGTAGCTCGCAATGAAGCAAACCGCTTAAAAGAATCGGCTTTACGTGAAATTGAGTCTGAAAAAGAAAAAGCTATTGCAGCTGTACGTGATGAAGTCGTTTCATTATCTGTACTTGCAGCATCTAAAGTCCTTAGCAAAGAGATTTCTGAGGCAGACAACCGTGCTCTAATTGAAGAGACGATTGCGAAGGCAGGGGAAGCTCGATGA
- the murA gene encoding UDP-N-acetylglucosamine 1-carboxyvinyltransferase produces the protein MEKIIVTGGKKLQGKVRVEGAKNAVLPILAAALLASKGENVIKEVPNLADVFTINEVLKSLNAAVTYIPEDNTVYIDTTKELSSEAQFEFVSKMRASILVMGSLLARNGYARVALPGGCAIGSRPIELHLKGFEAMGAKISFGHGYVEAKADGGLKGANVYLDFPSVGATENIMTAAALAKGTTVIENAAKEPEIVDLANFINGMGGRIFGAGTNTIRIEGVDTLYGTEHHIIPDRIEAGTFMVAAAITKGDVTIENAVPEHMTALIAKMREMGVEITELDEGIRVSAPNTLKAVDIKTMPHPGFPTDMQSQMMALMLTAEGTSIITETVFENRFMHVEEFRRMNAGAKIEGRSVFIEGPVNLQGAEVMATDLRAAAALILAGLVSEGVTRVTKLHHLDRGYVDFHGKLASLGANIERVPAEDVIIQEKSTVELPTN, from the coding sequence GTGGAAAAAATAATAGTGACTGGCGGCAAAAAGCTACAAGGAAAAGTACGTGTAGAGGGCGCAAAGAATGCAGTGTTACCAATCCTGGCGGCGGCTTTACTTGCTTCTAAAGGAGAAAATGTAATTAAAGAAGTCCCTAACTTAGCAGATGTCTTCACAATAAACGAAGTACTTAAAAGTCTAAATGCGGCAGTTACATATATACCTGAGGACAATACAGTATATATAGATACAACAAAAGAACTTTCTAGTGAAGCTCAGTTTGAATTTGTCAGTAAAATGCGTGCATCGATTTTAGTGATGGGTTCTTTACTTGCTCGAAATGGCTATGCTCGTGTTGCTTTACCAGGGGGCTGTGCAATCGGCTCTCGTCCAATTGAGTTACATTTAAAGGGCTTTGAGGCTATGGGAGCAAAAATCTCTTTTGGTCATGGATATGTAGAAGCGAAGGCTGATGGAGGTTTAAAAGGTGCCAATGTGTATCTGGACTTCCCAAGCGTTGGGGCAACAGAAAATATTATGACGGCTGCAGCTTTAGCAAAAGGAACAACTGTCATTGAAAATGCTGCAAAAGAGCCTGAAATTGTAGATCTTGCAAACTTTATTAATGGTATGGGTGGTCGTATTTTCGGTGCAGGTACGAATACAATTCGTATCGAAGGTGTCGATACATTGTATGGAACAGAACATCATATTATTCCTGACCGTATTGAAGCAGGCACATTTATGGTTGCAGCAGCAATTACAAAAGGCGATGTAACAATTGAAAACGCTGTTCCTGAGCATATGACAGCATTAATTGCAAAGATGCGTGAAATGGGTGTAGAAATTACGGAGCTAGATGAAGGCATCCGTGTAAGTGCTCCTAATACATTAAAAGCTGTCGATATTAAAACAATGCCACATCCAGGCTTCCCAACAGATATGCAATCTCAAATGATGGCATTGATGTTAACTGCTGAAGGTACGAGTATTATTACGGAAACGGTTTTCGAAAATCGTTTTATGCATGTTGAAGAATTCCGTCGCATGAATGCCGGCGCTAAAATAGAGGGACGTTCTGTGTTTATCGAAGGGCCTGTAAATCTTCAGGGTGCTGAAGTTATGGCGACTGATTTACGAGCTGCGGCTGCACTAATTTTAGCAGGTCTTGTATCTGAAGGTGTGACTAGAGTTACAAAACTTCATCACTTAGATCGTGGTTACGTTGATTTCCACGGCAAGTTAGCTTCACTTGGCGCAAATATTGAACGTGTACCAGCTGAAGATGTTATCATTCAAGAGAAATCAACAGTTGAATTACCAACAAACTAA
- a CDS encoding ATP synthase subunit I, whose translation MLDLHHIFAVQKRALFFLLALCALGWGFTPYQTVFAGIAIGAFFGTYNFWILVRRMEKFDRSISEGKKIGSLGTMLRFGSGVAAVALAISLPNYFHLISTVIGLMIPYVFLFVERIVSHVRNR comes from the coding sequence ATGCTAGATTTGCATCACATTTTTGCTGTGCAGAAGAGAGCGTTATTTTTTTTGCTCGCACTCTGTGCATTAGGCTGGGGATTTACACCCTATCAGACGGTTTTTGCAGGCATCGCAATTGGTGCATTCTTTGGTACATATAATTTTTGGATTTTAGTTCGCCGTATGGAGAAGTTTGATCGATCCATTAGTGAAGGGAAGAAGATAGGCTCACTTGGTACAATGCTTCGTTTTGGATCAGGTGTGGCGGCAGTCGCTCTTGCAATTTCGTTGCCAAACTATTTTCACTTAATTAGCACGGTCATAGGGCTAATGATTCCGTACGTTTTTCTCTTTGTCGAGAGAATTGTATCACATGTAAGGAACCGCTAA
- a CDS encoding F0F1 ATP synthase subunit epsilon encodes MKTVLVNIVTPDGPVYDSEVSMVIAKTTSGEIGVLAGHIPMVAPLAIGAVKLKKENGSTEMVALSGGFIEVRPDKISILAPSAEIADNIDVKRAKEAVKRAEGRIQSKQDNIDFKRADLALKRALNRINVHEGNI; translated from the coding sequence ATGAAGACAGTTCTAGTCAATATTGTCACTCCCGACGGCCCAGTATACGATTCTGAAGTATCAATGGTAATCGCTAAAACAACTTCAGGAGAAATCGGTGTTCTTGCAGGCCATATTCCTATGGTCGCTCCACTTGCAATTGGTGCAGTGAAGCTTAAAAAAGAAAACGGTTCTACTGAAATGGTTGCTTTAAGCGGTGGTTTCATTGAAGTTCGTCCTGATAAGATTTCAATTTTAGCTCCTTCTGCTGAAATTGCTGATAACATCGATGTTAAACGTGCTAAAGAAGCCGTTAAACGTGCTGAAGGACGAATTCAAAGTAAACAAGACAACATTGATTTCAAACGTGCTGACCTAGCATTAAAACGTGCGTTGAATCGTATCAACGTTCATGAGGGTAATATCTAA
- a CDS encoding F0F1 ATP synthase subunit delta, which translates to MSNSTVAKRYAQALFELAQQKNILAEVGADLNELTNVVKESPDFFTLLNAPKFSIERKKQMIAEIFAGATPEVLHTVQLLVEKKRVNEVKLIATAYAELAAQAQGIADATVFSTRALSAEENANISAAFAKLVGKQSLNITNEIDPSLLGGVRVQIGNHIYDSSVANKLERLKRELIG; encoded by the coding sequence ATGAGTAATTCAACTGTAGCAAAACGTTACGCTCAAGCGCTTTTTGAATTAGCGCAACAAAAAAACATTCTTGCTGAAGTTGGAGCAGATTTAAACGAACTAACAAATGTTGTCAAAGAATCTCCAGATTTTTTTACACTTTTAAATGCTCCTAAGTTCTCTATCGAACGCAAGAAACAAATGATAGCTGAAATCTTCGCTGGTGCAACTCCAGAAGTTTTACACACAGTTCAACTACTTGTTGAGAAAAAACGTGTAAACGAAGTGAAGCTAATCGCAACAGCATATGCTGAACTTGCTGCACAAGCACAAGGTATTGCAGATGCTACTGTATTTTCAACTCGTGCACTTTCTGCTGAAGAGAACGCTAATATTTCGGCAGCGTTTGCAAAACTTGTTGGGAAACAATCATTAAACATTACAAACGAAATCGATCCATCTTTACTTGGTGGGGTTCGTGTTCAAATCGGTAACCATATTTATGATAGCTCAGTAGCGAACAAGCTTGAGCGTCTAAAACGTGAATTAATCGGTTAA
- the atpE gene encoding F0F1 ATP synthase subunit C translates to MTGSLGLLAAAIAIGLGALGAGIGNGLIVSKTVEGIARQPEARGVLQTTMFIGVALVEALPIIAVVVAFIVMNK, encoded by the coding sequence ATGACAGGTTCATTAGGTTTATTAGCAGCAGCAATCGCAATCGGTTTAGGTGCACTTGGTGCAGGTATCGGTAACGGTCTTATCGTATCAAAAACAGTAGAAGGTATCGCTCGTCAACCAGAAGCTCGTGGCGTTCTTCAAACTACAATGTTCATCGGGGTTGCATTAGTTGAAGCCCTACCGATCATCGCAGTAGTAGTAGCATTCATCGTAATGAACAAATAA